A genomic stretch from Penicillium digitatum chromosome 4, complete sequence includes:
- a CDS encoding Anaphase-promoting complex, subunit CDC26 → MLRRKPTAIAITSEDINAFEEARLRKLSEENKHSEQHAKGTSNVNLDPSDELKPLPGDKARIVRTREERIGISRRG, encoded by the coding sequence ATGCTTCGTCGAAAGCCAACAGCGATAGCTATCACTTCCGAGGATATAAATGCATTTGAAGAAGCCAGACTTCGCAAACTGTCTGAAGAAAACAAACATTCAGAACAGCACGCAAAGGGAACCTCCAATGTCAACCTTGACCCCAGCGATGAGTTGAAACCACTTCCGGGTGATAAGGCTAGGATTGTCCGGACCCGTGAAGAAAGGATAGGCATTAGTCGGCGTGGTTGA
- a CDS encoding Zn(2)-C6 fungal-type DNA-binding domain — MQGYSFAPPSGPPREGQKNYVFVDEHNRHKRLKVMRACNGCRKRKIKCDAATTNTWPCSACTRLKLVCVPPTIGQDGDFLPDGQGESTLETAGPANVAEGSRTFPLAPAFKGNSQPTMNTIPPYDQMSMYSQFVPPQVQPSIYNDLQSPQIAISHQTFQQPQMFPGPQTPSMRSSDRNVYVDNDQSTAENLSDVLGELKIDESGIAPYIRRQRTDRIEPDAPVQDEVEEQFPPFRTGSGVTIRIPPELMPAEDDVMAYFKIYFDEIHPYVPVVSRAHLYYQWQHDRHSISPLLLEALFACAGRLSDEPAEGAQWLALANRHETSFMDVPRLSTIQALLLLLKARESLPKKGYYYRSWQTVKTIVTMAKDLDIHEHYSNHAEGKPCGLGPIDCLVHTRVWQALLVVEVMIGGPQGRSDYGVDPETVEMRPTLDIGGLDHYEIDRSRQYAYFVRNAHHIRIITDIYHKVKKQKDWGADARFVQNNPLFADWLRNLPPDLQVNYPPDGSPPWLPSHFVGNMHSHCHLAIIMLHRPQLFASQSFAAGGEWKIHMSLCYSSAKSLCRLQEATLQRFGLSGLLFMQRGINFAIYCILTCTMLHLIAITSPDPEFNSDAREFFTRHMRILETCSTAWPMPEIQAQIDSLRLAFSADMHRPFELKPSFPYGSPSEPYHPSPPMDAHYHPHLNQLHSRSDTSSQIQSLGMVAHQPSTTHPLDAPSVDETHWDPTRIITQWDMAFSVNPATVSANSPPMPIDNSVPSLQNVMNPQYPMYETPNKVPSTTSTQSLSPPQFQAPPVVFSARDWQQSVASVYDPQGLKRRWNYPVDVNPDNMSKRQR, encoded by the exons ATGCAAGGTTATTCATTTGCGCCCCCATCGGGCCCCCCGAGAGAGGGCCAGAAAA ACTATGTATTTGTTGATGAACATAACCGCCACAAGAGGCTGAAGG TGATGCGAGCCTGTAACGGTTGCCGGAAAAGGAAAATCAAGTGTGACGCAGCCACGACAAATACTTGGCCTTGTTCTGCGTGCACTCGTCTAAAGCTGGTTTGTGTGCCTCCGACCATCGGGCAAGATGGAgattttctccctgatgGCCAGGGTGAGTCTACTTTAGAAACCGCAGGGCCCGCCAATGTAGCCGAGGGTTCTCGTACATTTCCACTGGCTCCAGCCTTCAAGGGTAATAGTCAACCCACCATGAACACTATCCCCCCATATGATCAAATGAGCATGTATTCCCAATTCGTCCCTCCTCAGGTTCAACCCAGCATCTACAACGATCTTCAGTCACCGCAAATTGCAATCTCGCACCAAACTTTTCAGCAGCCTCAAATGTTCCCCGGGCCGCAGACTCCGTCTATGAGATCGTCAGATCGGAATGTGTATGTTGATAATGATCAATCAACTGCAGAAAACCTCAGTGATGTACTCGGGGAGTTAAAAATTGACGAGAGTGGGATTG CCCCATACATCAGAAGGCAACGCACCGATCGAATTGAGCCTGACGCTCCTGTCCAGGATGAGGTTGAAGAGCAATTTCCACCTTTCAGAACCGGATCGGGCGTGACGATTCGAATTCCCCCTGAGCTCATGCCAGCTGAAGACGACGTGATGGCTTATTTCAAGATCTACTTTGATGAGATACATCCCTATGTTCCCGTCGTATCTCGTGCCCATCTGTATTACCAATGGCAGCATGATCGTCATTCCATCTCTCCCCTTCTTCTCGAGGCTCTTTTTGCCTGTGCGGGCCGTTTATCTGACGAGCCCGCAGAAGGTGCTCAGTGGCTTGCCCTGGCCAATA GGCACGAGACTAGCTTTATGGATGTACCACGTCTAAGTACTATACAAGCACTACTTCTGCTACTAAAAGCAAGGGAATCTTTGCCAAAGAAAGGGTACTATTATCGGTCCTGGCAGACTGTCAAGACTATTGTCACAATGGCGAAAGATCTGGACATTCACGAACATTACAGCAATCACGCTGAAGGCAAGCCGTGTGGACTCGGTCCAATTGATTGCTTGGTGCATACCAGAGTGTGGCAGGCTCTCTTGGTGGTTGAGGTGATGATCGGTGGGCCTCAAG GCCGTTCGGACTACGGGGTCGATCCTGAAACAGTGGAGATGCGTCCGACACTAGACATCGGAGGTCTCGATCACTATGAGATTGACCGCTCAAGACAATACGCCTATTTCGTTCGCAACGCACATCACATCCGCATCATTACAGATATCTATCACAAAGTTAAAAAGCAAAAGGACTGGGGTGCAGATGCCCGATTTGTACAAAACAACCCGCTTTTCGCAGACTGGCTTCGCAACCTTCCTCCAGACCTACAAGTCAATTATCCTCCCGATGGCTCTCCACCGTGGCTCCCATCTCACTTTGTGGGTAATATGCATTCTCATTGCCACCTCGCCATAATCATGTTACATCGCCCTCAACTTTTCGCTTCTCAATCTTTTGCAGCTGGTGGCGAATGGAAGATCCACATGTCACTGTGCTATTCCTCAGCCAAAAGCCTCTGTCGACTACAAGAAGCCACCTTGCAACGGTTCGGGCTATCTGGCCTACTTTTCATGCAAAGAGGCATCAATTTTGCCATTTATTGTATCCTGACTTGTACAATGCTTCACCTG ATAGCAATCACATCCCCCGACCCTGAGTTCAACTCGGATGCCCGTGAATTCTTCACCCGTCACATGAGAATTCTCGAGACGTGTTCTACCGCCTGGCCCATGCCCGAGATTCAAGCTCAGATCGATTCTTTAAGACTAGCTTTCTCTGCCGATATGCATCGTCCTTTTGAGTTGAAGCCCAGTTTCCCATATGGGAGTCCCTCGGAGCCCTACCATCCCAGTCCACCTATGGATGCGCACTACCACCCGCACTTGAATCAACTCCATTCCAGA TCCGACACGTCTTCTCAGATACAATCCCTCGGGATGGTTGCTCATCAGCCTTCAACAACTCATCCTCTAGATGCCCCTTCGGTCGATGAAACCCACTGGGACCCGACCCGAATCATCAC TCAATGGGATATGGCTTTCTCCGTGAACCCCGCTACCGTTAGCGCAAACTCCCCGCCAATGCCTATAGACAATTCAGTACCGAGTTTACAAAATGTTATGAACCCCCAATACCCCATGTACGAGACACCTAACAAAGTGCCCTCCACCACATCTACCCAGTCTCTCTCGCCTCCCCAGTTCCAGGCGCCCCCGGTTGTGTTTTCAGCACGAGACTGGCAGCAAAGTGTTGCTAGTGTGTATGATCCACAAGGGCTGAAACGGCGATGGAACTACCCAGTTGATGTTAACCCCGACAACATGTCCAAACGCCAAAGATGA
- a CDS encoding Ribosome recycling factor, putative produces the protein MASTMQRIITRSIRSISPRLVAHPQWIQVFRPICLLPRTQRAVPLNRREFANSPALYKKKEKAKKTSASEPEESSSVPSEDPFDLSQLHKGISTAIARLKDDLSKLRAGGRLNTAVLESLRVHLSKDSKDSVRLGDLAQVVPKGGRMVTLLAAEEGHLKPLTSAIVSSNLSLTPQPDPHNALQLNIPIPPPTKESRDKNVQAAKQAFEKAAGIVRDSRGAMHKRLQDMQKKKLARPDDVRKAHDQMEKVTDQGQKEVKDEFEGAKKTLEQA, from the exons ATGGCTTCCACCATGCAACGCATTATAACCCGATCAATTCGCTCAATTTCCCCTCGGCTTGTTGCACACCCTCAATGGATTCAAGTCTTTCGACCTATTTGTCTCCTGCCACGAACCCAGCGCGCCGTTCCTCTCAACCGGCGTGAGTTTGCCAATTCGCCTGCCCTATACAAGAAAaaggagaaggccaagaaaaCTTCGGCTTCTGAACCAGAGGAAAGCTCTAGTGTTCCTTCTGAAGATCCCTTTGATCTTTCCCAGTTACACAAAGGCATTTCCACAGCTATTGCTCGGCTAAAAGATGACCTATCCAAGCTTCGCGCAGGAGGGCGGCTCAATACTGCAGTCCTAGAAAGCTTGAGGGTCCATCTGAGCAAAGACAGCAAAGATTCGGTCAGACTGGGAGATCTGGCACAGGTTGTGCCCAAGGGTGGACGCATGGTTACTCTTTTGGCGGCTGAAGAGGGT CACTTGAAACCTCTTACTTCAGCGATTGTCTCCTCAAACCTCTCCTTGACCCCTCAGCCCGATCCTCACAATGCCCTCCAGCTCAACATTCCTATCCCACCGCCTACAAAAGAATCCAGGGACAAGAACGTCCAAGCTGCCAAGCAAGCATTCGAAAAGGCTGCCGGTATAGTACGTGACTCTAGGGGTGCAATGCATAAACGTCTCCAGGATatgcagaagaagaagctagcTCGACCAGATGACGTGCGTAAAGCTCACGATCAGATGGAGAAGGTTACAGATCAGGGCCAAAAGGAGGTGAAGGATGAATTTGAAGGGGCCAAGAAGACATTGGAACAGGCCTAA
- a CDS encoding C6 finger domain protein, whose protein sequence is MFRSQLRQISLHCERANFGLSTPARQFSCTRTVAGEGRDQPSESRNPNTRPASATPSYRPRKPIGPPARTSHPNGPPARTNQYQSRPPRVIDARSFAAARAGGGEQPKIIRSPRSRNVRGGNQFPNRKPKPSAKAAKAAKGNLNGPRRNAKTSENDEGEDAEAAAIDQVLQEQIIKSRPTPIRYEPQEINYSTLRETWPSIPTDVNSRSAAVYEKLSGLGGRIANGYIPPYELGRRLWKGQSVLFKNETEKAEALEETKRLAQLRADRISQRKGDLVEPRNVEFRPIDAKDTKSLMEIFVQGNYPTPEVGKDGHAVLREVSMNLRNNGTYQTTGKTSQFMAKIESLVSAGRKTKSV, encoded by the exons ATGTTTCGGTCACAGTTGAGGCAGATCTCACTGCACTGTGAAAGAGCAAATTTTGGTCTTTCTACACCTGCTCGCCAGTTCTCCTGTACTCGTACAGTTGCTGGCGAAGGTCGAGACCAACCATCTG AGAGCCGTAACCCCAATACCCGCCCTGCATCAGCCACGCCTTCCTACCGGCCTCGCAAACCCATTGGCCCCCCAGCACGTACCAGCCATCCCAATGGGCCCCCAGCTCGCACCAACCAGTACCAATCTCGTCCTCCTCGAGTGATTGATGCTAGATCTTTTGCGGCGGCACGAGCTGGCGGTGGAGAGCAACCTAAGATTATCCGCAGCCCGAGATCACGCAATGTTCGAGGCGGCAACCAATTCCCAAATCGCAAGCCCAAACCCTCCGCCAAAGCCGCCAAAGCCGCTAAGGGTAACCTTAACGGCCCCCGCAGGAACGCAAAAACTTCCGAGAATGACGAGGGCGAAGATGCCGAAGCGGCGGCTATCGACCAAGTTCTGCAAGAGCAAATCATCAAATCACGGCCAACCCCTATTCGCTATGAGCCTCAGGAGATCAACTACTCTACGTTGAGAGAAACCTGGCCTTCAATTCCCACAGATGTGAACTCGCGCTCGGCTGCCGTTTATGAAAAACTTTCCGGCCTAGGTGGCCGCATTGCCAATGGCTATATCCCGCCCTATGAGCTTGGAAGGCGCTTGTGGAAGGGGCAGAGCGTTTTGTTCAAAAATGAGACTGAGAAGGCCGAGGCTTTGGAAGAGACCAAGCGATTGGCTCAGCTTCGTGCTGATCGAATTTCACAGCGCAAGGGTGATCTTGTGGAGCCTCGGAATGTCGAGTTTAGACCTATCGACGCAAAAGACACCAAGTCTCTCATGGAAATTTTTGTTCAGGGGAACTACCCGACGCCTGAAGTCGGGAAAGATGGGCATGCCGTATTGAGAGAGGTGTCAATGAATCTCAGGAACAACGGGACCTACCAGACAACTGGGAAGACCTCACAGTTCATGGCCAAGATTGAATCCCTTGTCTCTGCTGGCCGCAAGACCAAGAGCGTTTAA